AGCTCacacaattttctttttcttttttactacttttaattttatttatttaattaattctagaTTTTAAAGGAATCAATTGGTCACACGTTTTAAAATATTGGTACCCACAGATTTTGGTTTGGGTTGggattttaaacatttttatttggaAGCATTAATTAAGCATTTTTAATGTTGGTGAGATTTGGTTTCTTCGAGTCTCGTGGGGCGGGCAATGTTGCTCTCTGCGCGTATGTTCAGCCGCAATTATTGGTTCCCCTTATAACTAACTAAGTCAATTTACGTGGAATCAGATTTGAATGTTTAATGGACGAGGAAATTGGATTTAACGTTGAAAAATCCGACCCATGTTGaatttttacattataattttaCGGTTTAATTGTCTTGATTTCTGgttttgggtaaactataaaactGGTTACTTTTGTTCGACTCTGATTACatgttagtaatttatgtttgaaatgttatgttttagtcacttacattatcgttttgttacgaagtggtcactctgcTATTAAATttcgttacctccctaacggcagtcctacgtggcagtccaaatgggttttaaatgccaacttgaatGTCCAGTTACTGAGATGAAAATAtgttcttaattaaataaatttaattcggACTGCCGCGTAGGACCGTCATTAGGGAAGTAACAGAGGTTaatggtagagtgaccacttcgtaacaaaacaataacataagtgattaaaacataacatttcaaatataagtggctaaaatgtaatctaaggtaaatataagtgactatttttatagtttacccttctGGTTTTTAATaagttgataataatttattttatatatgattttatttatattattcattgattcgattgaattatttatttaatcaattagtttgatttgattttgatatcaTTGATTAGATTTTCACTACGATTTCTCAATTTTCaactatataaaattgaattacaagttaattaaaattgtttaaaaatcaATATGTTAAAGCCGGTTGAGTCTTATCTCGATTGGTATTGGTATTGTTGCTAAAATAGGAAGACATGGGTTTAAGTacgttgaagcgcattatcctcctatttaagggttggggagaGGCTATAAGTAATTTTAGATGTGGATcaaaagagcagatatgataagaacctataatgaggttaatgttaaaaaaaaaaaaactaatatgatGGTTAAACTAGGGGTGTTCAAACGATTAGTTCGGTTATTAATCGAATCGAATTActattacccgaattacccgaaatgtaaaaatatttaaccgttaatcgaactaatttttttttcaaatacattaacTGAACtgaaatattttggttaattcggtcagttaaccgaaatttatatatttttgtcttttgattaaaataagtataaaatatatatataaaaaatacattgctaatattcattttttaatagttcaaaaaatacattgctaacataaaaatatattatatataatataaatagtttattttgattaattacccaatttcaaaccgaattaacagataatcaaaatttaaacgaATCATCAACCAACCTCTGATCAAACTAAATTCAACCACCGACAAATTAAGATCAACTCAATcgattaattctattttaaccGAACTATTAACACCCCTAAATTAAAACCTTGACATTGTTGTCATCATTCCTCACTATCCAGTTGTaatgtgtaaattttttttttaattacttctcattttattttatgtcaaaATATGTCTGATCCCTatactttggaaaattttaagatttaatccctaaaccattttaataataaattgtactCGGTAGGGGTTATCCAGGGATCATGAACACAAATTCTTTATCACTCTACTACTAATTCAATCGACATTTAATCCTATACctgaaaagtttgaaatgaaattattttatttgtcacTCTACCCCTCGTTCAACCAACGTTTAATTCCCAAACCTAAAATAATTCAGTCATTATACCATTagtatttttgttgaaatttacttatttatcaaGTATATTTGCTAAATTTATGAAATCGGTGTCAAAAACAagaacaatatttttaaattgaacaaaatttaaatacatggacttaatttgaaatttcattcaaatacaaggactaaaacaaaattttccttttatttatcattGATCCATTAATTGACATCTGATAAACCTCGCTCATATCGTTCCGTGATACAATAAATTCTCGTtgtaagcaaaataaaaataaaaaagtagaaaattCGAATTTTCTAAAGATTCACTGACTGTGACACTTACTACAATGAAAGCCAATCATCATTTACCGTTTTCCATCATTAGATAACCACACACCTTCGCCCCAACTAAAATCCGAATCGTACATTTTTATCCCCGACCCGTAACCCATCCAAAACCCGAAACCGCCTCGAAACATccctttattttcaataaaaaattgaatttaataaattaattcaaatccgccaaaaaagaaaaagaaaaaagaaagaaagcttcACGTTAGTTATCTTCATCACATTCTCGCCTTTGTTAATATAAATACCGCTCTCCTTTCCCATAAACGATGCCccattttttttcctctctaAGCTGCCACCTCAGCTTCCGAcgccaaaagaaaaaaaaactgaaaaattacAACTCGTCCTTGTTGACTCGGTTCCCCGCCTTTTTTGTTGTCTCGAATCGGTCTCGAGTTTTTGGAACTCAGTTCGTGCTTGGATCTGGTAAGGCTTTTAAGGTAATCACTGAATTATGGTGTTTTCGAGCTCTGTATGGAGTCGTTTTCTCAAGGTTTATATTAGTCTAGCTTTGAATGTTTCAGTGGAGTTGACAATGTGATTTCCTGTTCGgcgtttttattttatttttgttcgaTTTCGTTGCTTTAATTGCGTTTTTGTGGAGAATTTTGAAGTTTGTTTTGATTTGCAGTGTTGTATTTTTGTTAGATCTGAGGTTTTGCGTggttaaatttgagaaaaaaacaaCAGGGGATTTAACTTAATTTACTTAATCTCGTTCTTGTTTAGCCACAGAATCCAACTTATGAATTTTACTGAAgtttttcgtttcttttttgATATGTTAGTTGTTAAAGTGCTTTGTAAAAAGTCAAGAATTTGCGTGTCGCTAGATCAAGACTGACTCGGCTTATATTTTCTGGctaagttttgattttttacttggaattgtcaaattcaaatgcttccttttattttaaccTTCTACGCGTGATCTTGTGGTGATCTCCTGTTTTTCATGGCTCGGTGGAAGCGAGAAAGGCAATTTCTATGGACATTTGAATGgtctttcttttaaaaaaaaaacactatttCTTTTCccttgaaaattattaaaataaagtaactTAAACCATGTTCCGTTACTTGAAGCAGGGTTTACTCTATGGCtggattttgttttaaagtcaTTCCAATCAATGTATTTGGTAGGAAggaaataaagggaaaaaaatcagATGGTTGACTATCGCATCAAGGCTTATGGCGTGTGTTTTAGTGTTTGGTTTCCTTGTTATGTACAAGTAGGAGAGTTTTTGGGGTTTTATTTGGGATCTAAATTGGATTGCTTAAGTTACTGATTATATTATTTGCAGGTAAATCAGAAACTGTATCAGAATGAAGGCACTTATTCTTGTTGGAGGGTTTGGAACTCGATTGAGGCCATTGACTCTCAGTGTTCCGAAGCCACTTGTCGAATTCGCTAATAAACCCATGATCCTGCATCAGGTATTTTTCTGGTTTATGATTGTTGGAAGCAGTTTTTTTTGGGCTTATGATTGTTGTTTTCTCAAGATAGtatatatttggatttttttgtaGATTGAGGCTCTCAAGGCTGTTGGTGTAACTGAAGTTGTGTTGGCTATTAATTACCAACCTGAGGTACATGAGAGGTTTTTAATGTGTAAAATTTGATGCAATGATCTGAAAGTTTTAGTGGCTATTACTGTTCATAGGCTGACTGGTGGGCAACTTGATTTTTTGAAGGTGATGTTGAACTTCTTGAAGGAATTCGAAACTAAACTCGGGATCACGATCACGTGTTCTCAAGAGACTGAGCCGCTCGGCACTGCTGGTCCTCTTGCTTTGGCTAGGGACAAACTTGTTGACGAGTCCGGCGAACCGTTTTTTGTCCTTAACAGTGACGTTATCAGTGAGTATCCATTCAAAGAAATGATTGAATTCCACAAAGCTCATGGTGGAGAAGCTTCCATAATGGTAACCAAGGTAACAATTCGGCTCTTTTAagattttctttgttttcagtTTTGAGTTATTTTCTATGGAGAGATTGTAATAGTCGAGTTGAAACTATATAGGTGGATGAACCATCGAAATATGGTGTGGTGGTGATGGAAGAATCAACAGGACAAGTGGACAAATTCGTGGAAAAACCTAAATTGTTCGTTGGAAACAAAATCAATGCTGGGATTTATCTGCTGAACCCTTCTGTTCTTGATAGAATCGAACTGAGACCAACCTCGATTGAAAAAGAGGTCTTCCCGAAGATTGCAGCCGAGAAGAAGCTGTATGCAATGGTCCTACCAGGGTTTTGGATGGACATCGGTCAACCAAGGGACTATATTACCGGACTAAGACTCTATCTAGACTCCCTTCGAAAGAAAGCTTCACCTAAGTTGGCCAGTGGTCCAAACGTTGTAGGAAACGTTTTGGTTCATGAGACTGCCAAAATCGGAGAAGGATGTTTGATCGGACCAGACGTGGCAATCGGTCCAGGCTGCGTTGTCGAGTCCGGAGTCAGACTTTCTCGTTGCACGGTGATGCGTGGAGTGCGCATCAAGAAACACGCATGCATATCCAGCAGTATCATCGGATGGCATTCCACCATTGGTCAATGGGCTAGAGTAGAAAACATGACCATCCTTGGAGAAGACGTTCACGTATGTGACGAAATTTACAGCAACGGCGGCGTGGTTTTGCCTCACAAAGAGATCAAATCAAGCATCTTGAAGCCGGAAATCGTCATGTGATGATGTTTTTTCGTTTTCCAGGTAAAATTAAAGAAtgtatttgttctttttttattaattcctTCTTTTTCACTCCAACAAGAAGTATTGAATCCCAGTTTTCTGCTAAGTCTCAAGGGTCATTTTCTGTTTGTCAATTGCTTAAGTTAATCATTGGTGTGAAATGTGTAACTTTAATGTGTATATTACAAATAAACATTACATCTGTTGGTTTTATccgggatttttttttttaaacttattagcaataatttgtttatttttgtttattttattgttatttcactattttctggtcattttggttgataattgaaatatatcTGAACTTGGAAAGGATCTACACTTAGTGGACTTGAGTATATTTATATgcaggttaaaatatgctataagttcccattcttattaaaattctggaatttaattcctaatacttttatttctaatttagtctctttactttccagatttcaaaatttaaattcaactgTTAAtactattgttttttttatttgttaaatttattgatgtaacattttaaaataaaaaatactcatatggtagtcatgtaattaaaaatgacttataatttacttgaatttaacaacaaaatttactatattaacaattggatttaaattttaaaatctgaaaataaaataactaaatttttggaaataaaatatatgaataaaagTTCAAACTTTCGAGTATAAAAacttatgacattttttaaatttatatggatACTTTAGAAATCCGAAAAAAACCCAATCTAATTTCGAACTAATTCAAATCCGAAGACTTAACCGCAACatcttgaataaaaaaaaaatccgattatataatatgaaatgaCTCAATTTGAAAGGCTTAATTCTCAAACCAAAATGACCAAACCAAAGTAATCCGTAAATTTCAAAATCCTTGGACCTTATTTCATCCAAAACCAATCTGATTCATCTAAGTGATAAGTCTAAGATGCACCTATTCTGTCGGCAGCATAGGATAAGAAATCTTTTTCCCCAATCTTGGAGGGGCTAAAACGACAAAAGAAGAGCATTATTTGCATATTACCCTTCTTCTTTaccataaaaaaaatgtaaaaaacataattataatcCCACCGAGTCAATGATAAGAATTCAATGGGTGTTAggcaacaaaaaaattaaagttgataGGTACTAAAGGGTACATATTCATACGGACCCAAAATCAAAGTTAAATTTTGTGGCCCCTAAATTACTAACCACAATTATCACTAGTTGTGGCtaatgtttcaaaattaaagtggttgttattattatatttaatattaattttattatctatatttaaattttatgattactattttttaataataacatctccaaaattaaaattcgatattttcttcttctttttttggtagaaaagaaaagcataaaaCGATTAAAAAACACACACATCTTATGGATTATGAAGGTTATTAAAAAATGACTAGATTTGAAGTATTAGATACTGCAAGTCTTGCCATATGATCAGCAACCGTGTTTTGGGATCTAGAAACATCGTCCATTCATGATTAAGGATATCATGAATCGAATGTAACTCCACCATTGTGTTATTGACAGATCCATCCGCCAACAATAATTCCACTAGAAATGCATCATCACATTTGAACACGATCCTAATTGATTAGCCTcataattattatcatttatacTGTTAATTAGTTGTGTGGGCCTAAATTTGATTGCACGTAATGAATGACGTcaatgaaatattgaaatttaaaaaagataattaaatattttaaaaaatttaaacaacttgTCCAATAGTTTGAAATAACTATCTATTCAcctaaaattcaacattttaattaaactaatgaaAAGTCTTAaccctttttttcaatttctttaaaaattttaattttaatatgatttttaaaataaaattttaatggttaaataagGGTTTAATTTGCACTCACTATCTGtactttttaacttttgaaatttatcccttatgtttttaaatcttgaaatttaatccttttatttgtctaatttaaaaatcaaaattcaattgataatattattaatgagCATTAGTTAGattctaatattaaaatttaatagcatatattcaaatttaataaaagtcaaactttaattttttgaatcaaacaagtatagagattaaagtcataaaataatatttctagaaaaaaacctaaaattaataattaaatttcaaagaGTATAAAGATTGGGAGCaaaattaaaccttaattaagTTAAAGGTGGAAAATAAGGAAAGAGATGTGTGATGTTGAATGTGcttcaaatttcaataatttatatttttataaaaaataaaaaatatttttaagattctATTTAGGTTTTGGACATTCTAAACTAAGAAAACTCTATAGACTAACCAAGTCCAAATTTGTCCACATTTAgaattattatgatttgaatGGTCTCTCAATTTCTTACCTAATTTTGATGGaggcttttaaaaaaattcccaatttaatttggtaaaatgcAATTTTCCTTGGTTCCAAATTGCAATTAGAATAAAggcaattaaaataaataaataaataaatgtatagtggaaaattgggtttgtttattatatatgaggACTATAGCTTTTAGTTATCAAAATCTTCTAAAGATTTGATAATGGAATCCTTTAATTGtcatttatttagtatattctTCAACCagtcattttcttgtatatatttaataaaaaaagtataatgatttatttggcctccaactttataaaaaatatattttagccttccatttaattttctttctttttttgtctcttttaacttttaaatttgcaCTGTTTGTCAAATTACcccaaaatggatggaaaaattaatgTCTGTTAACTTAGCTGACGTGGCATATATGTGGCAGTTGACGGTTATGCTAtgttaacaattaattattttttaatttttttaaaattgaaaaaaaaatatgaaatatattttaaaaattagaaatgattaaaaagtataaaaattataaaaaaaatatatttttaatttttaaaaaattgattaatgcTAGTGTGTCATACATGTGGATTATGACTAGTGGTGGGGGGTTGGAAAAGGTGCCAGCCCCCCTAAAATGGACAAGTTTTCATTTAGtctatttaaaaactttaaattagtaaaagtaaaattgtactttagccccccttaaaattaataaaattttaatttaattctttaaaaattataaaaatataggctactcaaatagtgaaattacatttttactatcgtaaaaattacaatttaatttcatactcCTAAAAAATTTTTCTGGCTCCGCCCCTGACTATGACGAAGATGTTATGTTAGTAAAGTTAACAACACACATTAACATTTGTATCCATTTGggggtgatttgataaaaaaaatataaatttaagggttaaaggAGACGAAAAATTAGATGAAggactaaaactaaaataaacttttttataaatttggagTGCGGGGCACAAAAGTTGGATGAAATAATGTGTCCTACCATGTGAAGAATTGGATTTGATATATTATGGGGCATACATatgtttatttcaatattttcttttcattaagtgatgatgaaaattaattattaaaagtgTAGTTGGTAGACCTAccttcttaaaaaaataaatataattttcaagcaTAAAATTCGAATccaattttagatttttatgacAAGAGATAGAAGaataattaagtaattacgTCAgcatgtattatttttattcaaattatatcaCATTAAtcacatttataaaaaaaattatttatttattacatattaaGTGGAATAAAAAATACCCACCATATCCTTTATCACTTTAAAGATGTTTTCCattatatatcaaaatagaCCTTAAATATTCGACATTTGTCTTgtgtagaggtgttcatgggccgggtcgggcccagaaaaaatttcaGCCTACATcctaggcccaaaatatggtcctaaaattttgtctaggccTGTCCCAagaaaaaatttctaagcccaagcccgacccattttttaataaataccaaaaaaatattttaaaaataaaaaatattttaaaataaaaatatatatttattatatatttgggccgggccgggctctggccaaaaaaagtggtgcccgaggcccggccggttttctaaacgggcctcattttttactcaaacccATATtccgggcctatatttttacccgaaccctctcatatttcgggcgaGCCGTCATTTTCCTTTTAATGGACTTACAAAATGCGAAAGATTAGTTATTGGGCTTACTCTAGTAGATacattgagaaataaaataattttaacctaCTGGTCCTTAATTATTGAGATTCAActatcataatataaaataggttaaattttgctttaagtccttgtactttttatatttgaaatttaaatttttttttttacttttgaaattttaaaattcaggtctAATTTAGTAACATCATTAataatcttttataaatttgtaatgAAACTggatttaatagaagaatttaatAATGATTCAATTGAAGTACACagattaaatctacaactttacATATAGTACGtgattaatagtaaaatttaaccaaCCGATTTAACTCTTACTATTTGAGTCAAgactgaaaatttaaaattcaagaagTACAGGGACCGAAATTGATCAGTTTGAAAGTGTGTATGCAGTGGCGGAGGCAAGATGTTAGTATTGGGCAGCTAAGCTAAAATTAGACGTGCTACGTAACGATCAATTCAAAAGAAGCAATATTCTAACATAGAAACTCGATTTAAACATACTGCTTCCTattgctttatttttaatattatttttaatactataaaaatattagaggggcctacttatatttttgggaGGGCTATAGTATCTATACAAAgggaaaaattacaaaaatcttAAACCCTGGAAGGCCATGGCCCCCCTAAGCCTCTATTACACTACGTCATTGTGTGTAtggattaaatttgattaaataaagactaaattaataatttacacatagtacaaggactaataataaattttaatttttttaatgtggaAAAAAGTACCAATTGGAAACCTATGGtccttaattattaataaatttcactttCCAATATATATTTTGCTGACCAAAAAGGAAAGGATAAAAAGAGGCTAAATAGCATATTCTAAAGTCATTATCATCACTGTAATATTATAGGACCACAGCAGGggaacataaaattattaagataTTGACTTTGTTGAAATTGTTgtttccaaaaattttttttttcttgtttggtAATGGAAAATTGCTAAATTTCATGTGACAGCATAGCTGTAATTCCCTTTAGCTGAGTTGTTTCCATCATGGTTGAGTTACagacatttttccttttcatatttttgaagcTAAATAAATAAcccaatttatttaattttacgtAAGAGATTTGgaaatatggaaattaaaattaaaattttaaatttatttcgaTATTTTTATGTATGATTAATGAATTAATCGAACTAAATATGATTAAGCTTTTAATCAACACTTGAGctgtataaataaaatttgatttgataataaaaagtcaatatttttaatttgttcaatTCGAACTTGTAAATGATCTGTACTAGATACGATTTAAATCTAGAATGCATTAtacttttaaatgatttgaacTCGAAATGACTTCAAGAAGTAACCCAAAACGATCTGACTGAAAAACTCGAAATAGCCAAAACCCAAAACTAACTCGTACTTAAAAACTGTGATTGAAGAATTTTGAAACTTGAATTAACTGAcctcgtatatatatattttttgtaaatttggaatttagtacacttattagtattgttaaatttttttttttaaatttgttggtgtaagattttgaaatgattaaaaaatatcaGTTGGTAATCATTACACTGAAACAAAATTtgacaaaagaattttaatcgTGTTAATAATCAGACTTGTATTTTAAACCTggaaagtaaagggactaaattccttaaaataaaaataggactaaatttcaaatatatgaagaaTAGAGGacttaaactatattttaacctttttaaatgGTTGAGTGGAAAGAATAAGTTGTTGAAATTcaatgaacatatatatatatatgtatatacatgtacaagaagaaaaagaaaaaatctatGAAACTGACAAAAGATTACCAACTATGACAAGTTTCCAAGAAAATTGGAACTATTTTCAATGGAAAAGGGGGAATTGTAACATAAATGGGATGGATTTATACAGCGGCCAAAAGCCAAAATGTGACATGGGAAGATACGGCAAGGAGGAACCATGAGATGAAGGCAAATAAAATGGAAGCTTTGAAATGGGAGCATGGTATTTGTGGTGATCTGCAGTAACCCAAGTCTCTTGAATAAAGAACTGTTACACCTGCAGATGAACA
This genomic window from Gossypium raimondii isolate GPD5lz chromosome 10, ASM2569854v1, whole genome shotgun sequence contains:
- the LOC105777133 gene encoding mannose-1-phosphate guanylyltransferase 1; this encodes MKALILVGGFGTRLRPLTLSVPKPLVEFANKPMILHQIEALKAVGVTEVVLAINYQPEVMLNFLKEFETKLGITITCSQETEPLGTAGPLALARDKLVDESGEPFFVLNSDVISEYPFKEMIEFHKAHGGEASIMVTKVDEPSKYGVVVMEESTGQVDKFVEKPKLFVGNKINAGIYLLNPSVLDRIELRPTSIEKEVFPKIAAEKKLYAMVLPGFWMDIGQPRDYITGLRLYLDSLRKKASPKLASGPNVVGNVLVHETAKIGEGCLIGPDVAIGPGCVVESGVRLSRCTVMRGVRIKKHACISSSIIGWHSTIGQWARVENMTILGEDVHVCDEIYSNGGVVLPHKEIKSSILKPEIVM